The Nicotiana tabacum cultivar K326 chromosome 5, ASM71507v2, whole genome shotgun sequence sequence AAGCTGATATCAAGAATAGGTATGGGGCACCATTTTTTATATGTCAGTTTGTTGTCCAAAGATTTTGATTGTTTGATTTGGTCGTCAGCTCGTTTCGCGCATAGGCAGAGGCGACTGATATGGTGGTTTTCATTTGGCTTCTGACAGGTTTGTTTTGCCACCTCATCTGACATTGAAGAATTTTGAAGGACTGGATCTTGGAAAGATGGATAAGGTAAATGATCTTAAATTCGGACATACTTGAGACTAAAGTTTTTAAGTTGTGCAAATTTTGCACACTTGCATTTTGTTTGGTGATCCTGCAGACATATGACTCTGGACTTGCTTCATATGTTGCCGGCCAAGTTGATCAGTCTCTTAGCTGGAAGGTATGCTGGTGCTTGACTTTATCCTTGCAGGAAGAATGTTTGTATATTTATTGTCATATAAAAACTCATGTGAAATTTGGACAGGATGTGAAGTGGCTTCAGACAATAACCCACCTGCCAATCCTACTGAAGGGTGTATTAACTGCAGAAGATGGTATACCAGAATACTATATTTTAATTACATtggtttttcttttccttgttttctACCTCTTTCTTTGtatctttatctttttttttatcgATCACATTTACTGTTTTTTGTTCTTTGACAAGTTTAGCAAGGCTAGCTGTAGAATCTGGAGCTGCTGGAATTATTGTGTCTAATCATGGGGCTCGACAACTTGATTATGCTCCTGCAACAGTTATGGCCTTAGAAGAGGTTAGCTTACTAGTTTATTAGAATTATGATGCCTTTCTCAGTTGAAATCTAGTCGAATTACATCACTCAACTGATATTACCTTTTGTATAACAGAACTTTCATATATCTTTTCTCCTTTATTCTTTCCCCTTCATCTATATAGGCACGTGGAAACTTCTCATCTTCACCAAGCTATGTGCATGGAAATGAAAATAAAAGTTAAATCATTCATGCTTTTCTCATGCTTCTTTATATGCTGAATCCACTCCTCTTATAAAGGTAGGAGGTTCGAGCGGGGGATAAAAGGGAGGAGAATATAAATTGAATGCTAGGTCTGCGATTTTCTTTTTGGCTACTTGATGTTTTGTAGTGTTTCTAAGAtatttttttaagtattatttCTAAACAACTTGTTGAACCTTTAGTGTTTCTAAGCTCATAATCTTGATAGGAGTTTCACATGTTGTTAAAATTTTGGCTTCATCTTAAAAACTTGCAGGTTGTCAAAGCAGTGCAGGGAAGAATTCCTGTTTTCCTTGATGGTGGAATTCGCCGAGGGACAGATGTCTTTAAAGCATTGGCTCTCGGAGCATCTGGTGTATTTGTAAGTAAAAGTATCACATAATTTGGCAGCAATTTTTGCAAGTACCTACTTTAAGAATGGAACTTATTTACTCAGTTCCAATTTCATTCACATAATCTAatattcctcttcttctttcctTGCCTTGAGGCTTGAACAATCAAATTTTACAAAATAGTTAGGAACTTAGGACAAAATCAGATTATTTGTTGTGGTGGTGCTCTCACGCTGACCATTTTATTCGATATGTTTGCAGATTGGAAGACCAGTTGTGTTTTCATTGGCTGTTGATGGGGAGGCTGGCGTTAGAAAAGTACTTCAGATGCTTCAAGATGAATTTGAACTGACAATGGCGTTAAGTGGCTGTCGCTCAATCAAGGAAATCACTCGTAGTCATATCACGGCTCCTTGGGACTCCCCTCGTATCACACCCCGGTTGTAAGCTTAAATCTCAACTTCTTGTGTGCAACTCCACACTTAATTCAAAAATATCGTTGCCTCCTATGAGAAAAACCACCATCAGTTCATCTATTATCACAATGGGAAGAAAAAGATACATCAAACTAAAGACTGCATGTAGCGTTTTCTAAATTAAATATATTGCATTTTTGCAACTGGGAATTGCATTAGAAACAGATATCTGGTTCTGACTATAGCAGCAAGTGAAGTCATTAGGCAGTTCTTTGAATCTTGAAATGCAGTCCAACAGGTGTAAGGTGAAGTTCTTGGGAAAGATGTATCAGGCAAAATGCAGCCTTTAAACTCTTTTTGCCGTTACATTGATGCTTTGTTTTAATGTTAGGCAACCCCGTCATCTTTATTATATTGAATTGCAACCATTGATTTTGTAAATTGTAGTAATGGATTTGGGGGTGGGTTTGGGGGGGTGGGGAATCTTACCCTAActttaccaacctctagccattaatcataaacgtaccaaaactagccaagcaTACAAAAATTCCAAACCCATATAAATAAGGATTCTCTCTCCAAGGATCACAcaaagatctccttccatattgTTAAGCGTGATTAGCAATGTTAGATGCAAGACCgaaagaaaatttcatggatgaggtagcaaacaaGGTAATGATAAGATTCCAAAAAATCTATAAGCAAAAAGGGACCCTTTTTCAAtggttgaaattcattaaaaACATATAGATGAATCAACATACAAAATTTGAGTAAGATTGCaagtgatttggactgatttggtatcaaaattcatagttacaatcgagttcaaaaaattattttgcagACACATGAATCACGCATGCATATCACACACAAATatacatgggtatagttgagatacacatttgatacatatgtgatacgtatgtgatatgcaaatgatatactgtgtgatacacatatcatatTTTTCATGTTCATtttctacttcgaattttcaattcaaaccacctcaaaactctaccaaaccatcccaaaattaaaatttatactCCTTCAGATCTATCCAATCTATTCCAACAACACTCActcaaaaaaaagtaaaaaaattgatattgttttggctacaaatagctaattagctaatattgataatattttataaatttattaatttttgtactAACTTACTTATGGGCTGATATAACTAGTAATTTCCCTATAATATTTCTGTAAGTAGGTTTGATATGATGAAATGTATTAAGTGGAATATCAGTAGTTATGGGTCGATTTTGTTACgttttacatttttaaaaaaagttaggGTGCTTTTTCACTTGCAGTGAGAAATAGAAGGTAGCTGGATTAGCTATTACTCCGAACAAAATCTTTTGGGATATGATCACCGATTTGGTCAAAGCTTTGACCTAATTTTTCAGGCATTAGCCTAATTAGAGCTAAACTTTGACCTTGGCTTATTACGACAAATAGCCTGTTTGGGTAAGTTTCTTTTGGGCCAAAAATACTATATGCCAaaacttgaggtgtttggccaagcttttagagggaaaaaagtgtttttgaggagaagcagaagcagtttttgagaaacagaaaaatatagcttctctccaaaagtacttttctaagaagcacttttgagaaaaatacacttagaaacagttttcaaaagcttggccaaacactaattagtgttcaaaagtgcttttcaaattaattagtcaaataaaaaCTGATTCTCAcccaaagtattttttttaaatcatttttgaaaaaaagcatttctcaaaataagcagattttagaagtttggccaaacatacTAAAACTTTCCGAGTTTCAACGTAGGAGTATTAAATATTTAATGAGCAGAATGGAACAtatggtgcctaacattttaaACACGGAATGATTGAGTGATGGAGCTTGTGAGTGGGCAAACACATACTTATGTAGGTAATAGAAACCTCAGGTGACAAGACTTCAAACAACAATTCAACATTATAATTGAAATGAGAAAAAAGAAAGGTACTCTTTTGTTGTTCGGTTGCAGATATACACAAAGTCACATCGTGCATTTTGTCATGATATTTGTGTGTTTGCGTAATACGAATTGGGATGATATTTATAGAATATTTACTTTTTGTGTACGCTATGGAATCTCCATTCCATGTTGAAGCTTTTTCAAAAAGACCCGCCAATAGAATAAATCATAACACTCATAATGATCGACTTTATGAAAATTCCACTGGATTCGGAAGCTCGTACCATTGGTCTTAATTAGAATTGGTCTTGCTACGCTACATATAGTTCTATGAAAAGCAATGTgatttttttaatcaaaaaccACCATTGGTAGAGGGTTTAGGCCATTACCCCTACTTGTATATTATCAAAATTAAGGATTACACCGAGGAGGACATAAACCTTAACCTCCACTATATCGCGAAGAATGACAGAATTCATTCTTATACAAATATGATCATAAAATGCTTGACTAAATTAAGAGGTTTCCTCCATTACATTGTTTATGCAAATAGCTTCACAAAAGGATGCTGCGTACACAGAAGATGTACTATCTAGTGTTAGCATCGTTAAAACAATGAAAAGCAATGTGATGATTTCAGGTTTCCACTATTTTGCATTATGTTAGGCCATATATAAACCTGATGTGAAAAGCTCCGATCagaaaatttgtgaaaatagcgcgggctagtcagttttcggactgataattgaaaaataaccagcatttgcaaagtcattgaaaaatagccactattttgctgcaacacggaaagttccagcataatatattggagattggtgcagctgtgtatgaacttctagcatattatgttggaccaatacattatactagaactccagtatattatgctggatgtCCAGTATACTATGttgaaactccagtatattatactggagttctagtctattatgctggaatattttccggattttgaacggtgttttcgttcagatttacctttacatgaaaagtggataaatttcgattacttttgaaactgtggctatttttcaattaccacttgtaaatctggctatttttgaatttcacccacAAAATTTAGGCCCCGATTGTCGAtaatttttttccccttttttcataaaaaaaaatttcaaatatgTTATCCATgaaattttttaagtttttgGGAACTTTTTGAAAATGAGAATTTTAAAAACCAAAAAGTGGTTTTgaccatatttttaaaattttcaaaaaattgttTCCCTACtcacaaaactataatattttttttaagtgaaatgcatgtctaaacataatttcaaatttcaaaaatcatttttcatcttaactccaaatactatattttttataaGAAAACTTAATAATTTCTATGTCCAAACACCTACTTAATTGAGGATCTGTAATACACAACTCACACATCGGATTCTTTCAGATCCTCGATTTAAATGCACACTTACACATGGTACACAAATGATCctcaattaaagaaaaagaacGCCCTTCTTacaaatcctcaattaaaataCGCAACTTAATAAAATCATGCATTTATATATCATGATAATTTGTGTATCATGTCTAACCGTTATATGTCATTGATCCAATGGTTCGATCATAAATAATTATATGGTAGGTAAGTCAATAATATTTAATCTTTTATTCCCTGCCTCCTCCATCGTCCCTCTTACTTTCTCACTAAATATGTTAGATCTCATAAAATCAGCTTAGCTAAACTTTCATAAGAAGATTTTCACTAATTGTCCTTTTAACAAcaacaagaaaaggaaaagagaaaaagaacacCCTTTTATCCTTAATAATCATATTTGAAAATTATCCGATCGCAAACATACTTTTTGTTTGAAATGGGGGTGAATCCATCAATTATCTAAACCTCTAAGGACcaacaagaaaaacaaattcTTTACAACCGGGACGACTATCAAGAAGACAGACGACTGTTGGTCTATTACCGACTTATTACAGATTGAACACGTGTTATGTGttttaaagaaaaaaacaaaaacatgGTTTATATTTTAGTTATGTATCAGCTAACTATGATATCAGACAATTAAAATAACTCTAATGGAAGCTATGATTTACTTTTGTGGTCACATAAGCCCCACCAAGTGCCCCTTCCAATAATGAACTTTAAATTTTCATTATTAAGATAGACACTAATGCTGTAGATATTTACTCCATAATGTACTCTCCGTCTTAATTAATGTATGTGACTCGTTCATTTTTAGACTATCTACTAGTGTATTTGTCCGTGCTTCGCGCGgtcattaatatatatataatttatttgtaaaaattaaataaaatttaaaatgttAAGCATTTTCAATGACACTACGGTTACAATTTTCATACCATCAACAATTAATATATATGTTACAAGTTTATCATGGAATGATACAATTGTCCCCACGACTATAAAGGGATTAATCTATATATGTAAAGTTGATATGTATTTCTTGACCAATGATCTCTTTGATTTTCTAAAAAGTTGAAGAAGTTTTAAGAAATATGTGTTCTTTTtaatagaataataataaatatcttcaTTTAATTAATATATGCATATCTAAGTTTACTTGTTTTTTTAAAATCTTGTTCATATGTTTCTCTTTACATAAAAAAGAATGTAAAATTAtaatacagaaaaagaaaaaaaaatacaaccaAAGAAGTTTGCACATGatgaaacaataattttttttttttaaaaaaaaaggaagttgCACCCACTTGGACCGTTGGCTATTTCTATCTTGAAAAACACAACGATTTCATATAGGAAAAGATGATATTTTAGATGTGATCGTCTCTTTTAAGAGACTTGTAAACTCAATTCTTGTCCTCCATAATCGCTTGAAGAtggtttaatatatatattttaatttaaaaaaaattaaaaacaaaaaacaaaagatcCGATCTTACATATTGCCATGAATTCCTGCATGATTTTCTTTTTACGGTTCTTGCTTTTATCACTTCCTTTAGTGAAAATTAActatcaaattttatttttagcaatGTTATTTGTTGAGTGTTCTAAATTGACGATATTCCTTAAAACTCTTTCAAAACTATTCAAcgatatatgtatttatatgtgATTTGATCTTTAGTATACATCCAAAATACATTAATATCAGAAAAAACATGCTATTGATTCATGAATCTTACACCGATCTTAAAGCAAATTACATAGATACACAATTTCTCAAAATTGGAGagaaagtagaagaaaaagaagaaatacaaTGCACATCCTATTTGGAAACTTAATCAtaagaaataaaaggaaaaagaaatataGAATCAGTGCATAATTTCCTGAGCTGTTGTTGATACCTTCTCGCGCAAACAACTCATCATTCAAGATCCTTCTTCCTCAAGTGAAACTAAAATATGAATCTAATACCGCGGTAAATATGACACCATTACCATTTCATATATGGAATGAAAAGGGTTAACCTTTGGTAGGGATCTCATGAAACAATAGTTATGAATTTATATAGGCAaaagtgtaagcacgtgatttttgaccctccccgagaattttcacatttttagcgtgaatatgtgaaattgggtctagtataactattttaactattttactttatttcgttgcaaaaagaaaatttcaaaaaatatatatataaattttagtttatgtatttctcataaacttgaaaaatacaaaaattgcactttatttttgtaccttatataatttcgaaaaaatacaaaaataataattctattaaagttttataggcatttttaactttgaaaaaatacaaaaatattacctcatattttatcttagtattttaaaacgaaaattacaaaaaaaatagttttattaatattttgtagctattttaaaccttgaaaaatattttaaaaagatatagttttgtttaaatactagtcttattttttggtagttattttgcttacataggactagttaagcaacgtgttcctatttctcgggtccgggcaaaaaaaaataatattcgggtttaaactacccggttttaggcctaattttcggacctagcccataataaacagtgtccaggacacatggggaaccccaccacgcgtgggggacatatgccttgaaccccaccacgcgtggggctcatttttgaGGGCCaagcattacaaaacacggacaaaagGGCCAAGGCAAGGGAAACGAAAAAGGAGAggattttgaaattttgggaaaagtTACTGTTCAagcttcttcttcctaaagaagaagaagcaaaaaccctACTGGACTTCCCCCCCAGTACCGGCAACCTCCTCCTCCTGTCCAAACGACCACCCTCCTCCTCAGGTTCGTCACCTTCCCCACGTCCAAACACCTACTGAGACCAGCCTTTCCACCGTCCGAACCCCAGCAGCACCCCGACTCCCTCGTCGTCCCTGTCCAACCAACGACCCAAAACCCTACTGCGTCGTCAACTGAACCAGTCACAACCTCCACGACCACCCGTCAAGCAGCAGCTATTGCTGCTGCATCGTCTAAACACCGCCTGCCTTACCAGCGAAACCAACAGTTCCGTCGACCCCCACGCCCCAGCTGCTATCGAGCAGCAGTTGCTGCTGCTTCCCTCGTCGGAACCACCATCGCTGCACCCCGACGACCTCAGTTGTTCGTCGTCCCAGTCCGGACGTCGACCACCAACGCTGCCCGTCCCAGCTTCACCAGCATCACGTCCGAAAACCACCAGTCTGCCACCTCCCCCATCGCCTAAAAACCACCTGTGGAACCAACAaaaaccaccaccaaacaggccTGTCAACCACTGCCCGCAACCCCACCGTCCAAACGCGACCACCACTGCTTCAGCTGATGTTATCGTTGTTCTTTCACTGTTGTcgtgcagtccgttgaggtcgtctttgttcgtcgaggtccggcgcgTCGAGTCCGTCCGTTGAAGTCGATGTAGAGGTTTGGTCCCTGGTTCTATTCGTTTCTGTCTGTTCAGGTTAGTAAGCTTCACTGTATtatataaagaaattttacgttcaatgttcgaagttgcaatatatcgattgatatgataattttctgcccatgtttcaccgtatgcattttagttcatttctgggttatgttattattgtttacttgatgtcgtttgatttagttgtattagtagtcctaagacacagcttgacgttgattcgctcgtcccttcattgtcttagtttatttggacaaaattaatattagtacctgttgttactacgcccgaaacactcattcgcctaacttcttttattaaatcttgacaagttatgagattttagttgtacagaggccgtaagttttagtattgttaaaggcgtagaaatggcatcctttaaaaataaataaataattataaaaaaaatgaatgaataaaaaataataataaaaataaataaaatgagacgagcctcgccggaaaaaatgtacagattgcggggccctcacaaaatatatgtattaaatacttagattccgggacgggccgtttagcaaatttcacggccctaccaaaaaataataatgcgctagttgctttaggcgcgcctttaataatgttatctccctaaactcgggtgcacatttatgtgacccaaatccaaatctcaacaaaatcgaaatgtgtctctaatcacgggtacattgactgtgacgaggtccgagatgcatttccatgacgttgc is a genomic window containing:
- the LOC107777659 gene encoding glycolate oxidase-like isoform X2; the protein is MVSRSTVLLFHKMESITNVMEYETIAKEKLPKMIYDYYASGAEDQWTLQENRNAFSRILFRPRILVDVRSIDTTTSVLGFKVSMPIMVAPTAMQKMAHSEGEYATARATSAAGTIMTLSSWATSSVEEVASTGPGIRFFQLYVYKDRNVVRQLVKRAERAGFKAIALTVDTPRLGRREADIKNRFVLPPHLTLKNFEGLDLGKMDKTYDSGLASYVAGQVDQSLSWKDVKWLQTITHLPILLKGVLTAEDARLAVESGAAGIIVSNHGARQLDYAPATVMALEEVVKAVQGRIPVFLDGGIRRGTDVFKALALGASGVFIGRPVVFSLAVDGEAGVRKVLQMLQDEFELTMALSGCRSIKEITRSHITAPWDSPRITPRL
- the LOC107777659 gene encoding glycolate oxidase-like isoform X4 yields the protein MESITNVMEYETIAKEKLPKMIYDYYASGAEDQWTLQENRNAFSRILFRPRILVDVRSIDTTTSVLGFKVSMPIMVAPTAMQKMAHSEGEYATARATSAAGTIMTLSSWATSSVEEVASTGPGIRFFQLYVYKDRNVVRQLVKRAERAGFKAIALTVDTPRLGRREADIKNRFVLPPHLTLKNFEGLDLGKMDKTYDSGLASYVAGQVDQSLSWKDVKWLQTITHLPILLKGVLTAEDARLAVESGAAGIIVSNHGARQLDYAPATVMALEEVVKAVQGRIPVFLDGGIRRGTDVFKALALGASGVFIGRPVVFSLAVDGEAGVRKVLQMLQDEFELTMALSGCRSIKEITRSHITAPWDSPRITPRL
- the LOC107777659 gene encoding glycolate oxidase-like isoform X1 translates to MITSTVPCSNANMVGKCRSTVLLFHKMESITNVMEYETIAKEKLPKMIYDYYASGAEDQWTLQENRNAFSRILFRPRILVDVRSIDTTTSVLGFKVSMPIMVAPTAMQKMAHSEGEYATARATSAAGTIMTLSSWATSSVEEVASTGPGIRFFQLYVYKDRNVVRQLVKRAERAGFKAIALTVDTPRLGRREADIKNRFVLPPHLTLKNFEGLDLGKMDKTYDSGLASYVAGQVDQSLSWKDVKWLQTITHLPILLKGVLTAEDARLAVESGAAGIIVSNHGARQLDYAPATVMALEEVVKAVQGRIPVFLDGGIRRGTDVFKALALGASGVFIGRPVVFSLAVDGEAGVRKVLQMLQDEFELTMALSGCRSIKEITRSHITAPWDSPRITPRL
- the LOC107777659 gene encoding glycolate oxidase-like isoform X3, yielding MVRSTVLLFHKMESITNVMEYETIAKEKLPKMIYDYYASGAEDQWTLQENRNAFSRILFRPRILVDVRSIDTTTSVLGFKVSMPIMVAPTAMQKMAHSEGEYATARATSAAGTIMTLSSWATSSVEEVASTGPGIRFFQLYVYKDRNVVRQLVKRAERAGFKAIALTVDTPRLGRREADIKNRFVLPPHLTLKNFEGLDLGKMDKTYDSGLASYVAGQVDQSLSWKDVKWLQTITHLPILLKGVLTAEDARLAVESGAAGIIVSNHGARQLDYAPATVMALEEVVKAVQGRIPVFLDGGIRRGTDVFKALALGASGVFIGRPVVFSLAVDGEAGVRKVLQMLQDEFELTMALSGCRSIKEITRSHITAPWDSPRITPRL